From Neisseria musculi, the proteins below share one genomic window:
- a CDS encoding TerC family protein: MDLSWLAEPQTWIGFATLLILEVVLGVDNLVFVAILANKVKPALRDKARITGLVLAVMMRLVMLGFMAHIITLTQPFLEWGSLSVSGKDLIMFAGGLFLLYKATTELHERLEGHNQITVADNHKKHAPFWGVVAQILILDAVFSIDSVITAVAMVEHIIVAMAAVVVAMTMMILASKPLTAFVDKHPTVVMLCLGFLLMIGFSLIAEAFHFHIPKGYLYAAIGFSILIEIFNQVSQKNVRKNDYISRSWRQRTAENVLGMMGIRESVLATAGGSVGEERFEENEKSMIRSVLMLAERPIPGVMIPRSDIERLDISQSRQEQYVQLQNTPYSRLLVVGKAGVDEPLGYINKKDLLSQLLEHGEMNVQTALRQPLVLPDSTSALNAIELFRKNSADYALVVDEFGAVLGMLTMKDLMETIAGEFPEAFEREEEPMLQAHPDESLTVDGALEYVELAPQLNLPQPEEDAGYHTVAGLIMEELQSIPGIGDHIDFHGWRFEVTEKEGRRIERVKITRLPEE; the protein is encoded by the coding sequence ATGGATTTGAGCTGGCTGGCCGAGCCGCAAACGTGGATAGGGTTTGCAACACTGCTGATACTCGAAGTGGTGCTGGGGGTGGACAACCTGGTGTTTGTGGCGATTCTGGCCAACAAAGTCAAGCCCGCCCTGCGCGACAAAGCCCGCATCACCGGCTTGGTGCTGGCGGTGATGATGCGGTTGGTGATGCTCGGTTTTATGGCGCACATCATCACGCTCACGCAACCGTTTTTAGAGTGGGGCAGCCTTTCGGTGTCGGGTAAAGACCTCATCATGTTTGCCGGCGGCCTGTTTCTGCTCTACAAGGCCACCACCGAGCTGCACGAGCGGCTTGAAGGGCACAACCAGATTACCGTTGCCGACAACCACAAGAAACACGCGCCGTTTTGGGGCGTGGTGGCGCAGATTCTGATATTGGATGCTGTGTTTTCCATCGATTCGGTGATTACCGCCGTAGCCATGGTCGAGCATATCATCGTGGCGATGGCCGCCGTGGTGGTGGCGATGACGATGATGATTCTGGCCAGCAAGCCGCTTACCGCGTTTGTAGACAAACACCCCACTGTGGTGATGCTGTGTTTGGGTTTTCTGCTGATGATAGGCTTCAGCCTGATTGCCGAGGCCTTCCACTTCCATATCCCCAAAGGCTATCTCTATGCCGCCATCGGTTTTTCGATTCTGATTGAAATATTCAACCAGGTTTCGCAGAAAAACGTGCGCAAAAACGACTACATCAGCCGCTCGTGGCGGCAGCGCACGGCAGAAAACGTGTTGGGCATGATGGGTATACGCGAAAGCGTATTGGCCACCGCAGGCGGCAGTGTTGGCGAAGAACGCTTTGAAGAAAACGAAAAATCCATGATACGCAGCGTATTGATGCTGGCCGAACGCCCGATACCCGGCGTGATGATTCCGCGCAGCGACATCGAGCGGCTCGATATTTCGCAAAGCCGGCAAGAGCAATACGTCCAACTGCAAAACACCCCCTACAGCCGCCTGCTGGTGGTGGGCAAAGCGGGCGTGGACGAGCCGCTGGGCTACATCAATAAAAAAGATCTGCTCAGCCAGCTGTTAGAGCACGGAGAAATGAATGTTCAGACGGCCTTGCGGCAGCCTTTGGTGCTGCCCGACAGCACCAGCGCGCTCAACGCTATCGAGCTCTTCCGCAAAAACAGTGCCGATTATGCTTTGGTGGTGGACGAATTCGGTGCCGTTCTCGGCATGCTGACCATGAAAGATTTGATGGAAACCATTGCCGGAGAATTTCCCGAAGCATTCGAGCGCGAAGAAGAGCCGATGCTGCAGGCTCACCCCGATGAAAGTTTAACGGTGGACGGCGCGCTCGAATATGTGGAGTTAGCCCCCCAGCTCAACCTGCCGCAGCCTGAAGAAGACGCCGGCTACCACACCGTTGCCGGGCTGATTATGGAAGAGCTGCAAAGCATTCCCGGCATAGGCGACCATATCGATTTTCACGGCTGGCGGTTTGAAGTAACCGAAAAAGAAGGCCGGCGCATCGAGCGGGTGAAAATTACCAGGCTGCCGGAAGAATAA
- a CDS encoding site-2 protease family protein: MFQSFNLGVFLLALMPVLLAITVHEAAHGYAARYWGDRTAEQLGRLTLNPLAHIDPVGTVLVPILMFLFTPFLFGWAKPVPIVPRNFRDMRMGLRMVAVAGPLSNLAMAFGWGLAFALAAYVPESFQYPLGEMAKYGVLINAVLFVLNMLPVLPLDGGRFIDSFLPARASMQFRKIEPYGTWIILILLMSGLLGKIMMPFVAGIITLVRSVTGVFL; encoded by the coding sequence ATGTTTCAAAGCTTTAATTTAGGTGTTTTTCTGCTGGCATTGATGCCGGTGTTGCTGGCGATAACCGTGCACGAGGCCGCCCACGGTTATGCCGCACGCTATTGGGGCGACCGCACGGCCGAGCAGCTCGGCAGGCTAACGCTCAACCCGCTGGCGCATATCGACCCGGTCGGCACGGTTCTGGTGCCGATACTGATGTTTCTGTTTACGCCGTTTTTATTCGGCTGGGCCAAGCCCGTGCCGATTGTGCCGCGCAATTTCCGCGATATGCGCATGGGACTGCGCATGGTGGCGGTGGCCGGGCCGTTATCCAATCTGGCGATGGCATTCGGCTGGGGGCTGGCGTTTGCGCTGGCGGCCTATGTGCCCGAATCGTTTCAATATCCGCTGGGCGAAATGGCCAAATACGGCGTGCTGATTAACGCTGTGCTGTTTGTGCTCAATATGCTGCCGGTGCTGCCGCTTGACGGCGGCCGCTTCATCGACAGCTTTCTGCCCGCGCGCGCTTCGATGCAGTTTCGCAAAATCGAGCCTTACGGCACTTGGATTATTCTGATTCTGCTGATGAGCGGGCTGCTGGGCAAAATCATGATGCCGTTTGTGGCCGGCATTATCACGCTGGTGCGTTCGGTTACGGGCGTGTTTTTATAG